A region of the Veillonellales bacterium genome:
GGGTACGGGGATCAAAACCTGCCGACGGTACCCAGCCGCTTCCGCTGACCAGCTTTCCCTCCGCCGATCCGAAATAAACATCATTTAAATCCTGATCCACGTTTTTATAGCCAGCCAGCAGGGAAGCCGGTACTTGTCCGTTCCCGGCGGCGGACTGTATGGTCCCCGCGGTATTTTCAACCACTTTTTCTTTCCCAATCAGCCAGCCGTCCAATTTATTGACATGAGCACTTGCTGTGGCTGTCATTTGTTTTTCGATGTTTTCAGTTAAACGATCTTTAGTAAAGAAATATCCCGCCGAGGCAGCTGCCAATACTATAATTGCCGCTATAGCCGAAAAAACCAATATCATCTTCGTCCTGATACTCATAACAACAATCCTCCTCATCAGAATTGTAACCTATCTCATCCGACTGATGAGAATATTAACGATTCTATACGTCCATTCGACTAATTCTCCCTATTTCCTGTCGTTATTTTTGTTCTTTTCCGAAACATTCCAAATTTTAACCGTCCTGTCTCTGCTGCCGGAAGCTAAATAACGCCCGTCGGGCGACCAGGACAGAGACTGCACCCAGGACGAGTGCTCTTCTCCCCTCAGTATATCCTGCTCCTGCCACTCTTTGCCCCACACCTTAACCCGGGCATCTTCCCCGCCGGAGGCCAGGTAGCGGCTGTCCGGGGACCAGGCAAGACAAAGCACGCCAAAATAATGGCCGGAAAGTATGGCTGCATTTTCCCAAGTCGCCGTATCCCATATGCGAATCATTGCATCCCAGCTGCCGGAGGCCAGATAGCAGCCGTCAGGGGACCAAGCCACGCTGACTACACCGTAAGAATGCCCCGGTAAGCTAAGAAATTCCTGCCATGCTGCCGTATCCCATATTTTTACTGTGGTATCCCGGCTGCCAATGGCTATATATTTCCCGTCCGGCGACCACATCACAGCCTCCAGACCGGCACCCAATATAAAGGTTTTATCTTGGATCCAGGTGCTGGCATTCCATATTACCACTACTCCGTCCGGGCTGCCAGCTGCCAGCAAAGTTCCATCCGGCGACCAGGCCAGGGAGCGAATACAATTTTTTTGCCCTTTGAGGACAATCGTTTTCTGACCGTCTAAAAAGCAGCGTACCTGCAAAAGATTCTCTTCGCCGCCTATGGCCAAATACCGGTTATCCGGCGACCAGGCCAGCGTTCTAATCCCGGCATAGCAGTTTTCAATATCCGGCAATGCTTCTTTGAGTGAATCATCTACTATATCAAGCGCGCCGTTCCACCTGCCAACTGCCAGATACCGGCCGTCCCGGGACCACGCCACGCTTTGTATTCCATATAAATATCCGGCTATAGTAACCGACTCCCGGCCTGCTTTTATATCCCATACCTGAATACTGGCGTCCTGGCGGCTCATAGCCAAATACAAATTATCCGGCGACCAGGCCACGGCTTCCACTCCGCCGAAGCCGGTAAAAACGGCAGCCGCCTGCCGGGCGGATAGGCTCCACAGCCTGGCTGAGCCGTCCCAGCTGCCGGACAAAATATATTCTCCGTCCGGCGACCAGACTACGCTTTCCACCGCATTGTCATGACCGCTTAGAACCGTGTCCTCACCGGTACCCATTTCCCAGAGTCTCAGCTCGTTATCCCAGCCGCCGGATACCAAATAGCGTCCGTTCGGCGACCAGGCTACCGTTCTTATCGGATCTTCCTGTTCTGCCAATATAAAATTTTTCTGCCAATCCTCTGTGTCCCACAGCCGGATGAGCCCATCCCAGCCGCCTGATACCAAATACAGCCCCGTCGGCGACCAATCAACTGCATAAACCTGTCCGGTATGGGCGTTAATCGCCGCCGTTTTTCGCCAATTTTCCTGCCGGCTCCAGACGATAATATCGCCAGCCTGTGTTCCGGCAGCCAAATAGCAGCTGTCCGGCGACCAGGCCGCGGCTTCCACTCCCGCCGGATGCTCCAGCATCGCCAAGGGCTGCCAGTTGTCTGTATTCCAAATAATAATGCGCTGATCCCAGCTGCCGGATGATAATAACTTGCCGTCAGGCGAAAATGCCAGACAGCAAACGGCAGCGTCATGCTGTGCCAAAATCGGCAATTCGCTTCCCTTACGGATATCCAGAATTTTAATGTTGTCATCATTGCTGCCTGATGCCAGATATCGTCCATCGGGCGACCAAGCCAGCGACTGTACCGAATCAAAGTGCAAATTCAATACCGGCTGCCGTGGGTTATACTTTCTGTCATCTGCCGAAAAAGACATCCCTAAGCCTCATTCCTTTAAAAGCGCTTGGTAACTTGCACCCACAGCCGTCCGTTCTTATCCGTGTCTGATCTGGCTTCGCCTGAACCGATTTTCCAGGCGTAGTGAACCTTGGCTGTTAAGTTGTTGGACCCTGTCCAAACCATGCCCAGCCCTGCGCCCTGAAGCGTACGGTGATTGGCACCTGACCCCGGCAGGGGATCTTTATTAATGGCTACCGAACCAAGATCATAAAAACCGACAAGCTGAAAACTCCCGGAAGGCCTGTGGGGAATCGGCAAAGACCAATGCAGCTCGCTGCTAAAAAGATAGCCTTTATCCCCGGAAGCCTCTCCCTTAGGATAAGCCCGAACACCATAAGGTCCGCCCAATGACAATTTTTCCGACGAATCAAGGTTTCTTGTGGCAATCTGACCGTTAAAAACAGAAACCATTGACAGCCGATCATTGATATACTGCTGCCGCGCCGTCGTCATATTCCACTTGCCAAAGGAACCGGGAGTCCCCGCCTGCCGGGAATTTGAGTCGCCGGCATGCAGCTTGCCGCGGCTATAACTTAGTGAATAGCTATTGGCGCCACCTCCTCCCCAGGAATCCATACTGTCCCCATTCAGGGTAAACGCCACGATATCGCTGTGCTTATCGGTCGTTGTTCCACTTACCGTATCCTGCAATTTTTTATAAGAATAATTGACCTGTCCATATAAATTAGCCATGCGTGAGCGATGAAAAGTACAGTCATAGGCAATGCTGGTCGTATCGGCTGTACCACTGGCATTGAGACTGGAAAAAACATTTCCCAGTTCATAGTGCATGCGGGAATAATTCAATTCCAGCTTGCCGCCCTGCACCTGAAAGGGAAGCTGATAGGAAATACTGCCGCTTGCCAGTCCGCCGCCGGTAGTCACGCCATAAAACGAAAACAAATCCCCCTGCTGGGAAGGATTAAGAACTGTTACCGACGTGCTGATTTCATTTTTACCGGTAAACCGGTTGCCGTAGTTATCAACGCCGATACTGCCGGAAACGGTTTCTCCCTTAGGATTAATATCCAGGATAAGGTTGGATGTCCCCGGATTATTCCCCGGTGCCAACGTAGCCTTCGCCTCTACTCCGGCCAAATCCGTCATCAGCCACAACGCTTTATCCAAGGCGTCCTTTTCGATATACCGACCGGCTTTTACTGTGCCTAATTCCCTGCTGATAACAGTATCGGATAGTCCGGTTTTCTTGCGGACAATGATTTGATCATACCGTCCGACAATAACGGCGATCTCAGCGATACCATTTTCCAGCCGCTGTGCCGGCACATAGGCCCGGGCCATCATATAGCCGCGGCGATGATAATAGTCCGTAATACGACCGGCAAGCTTCTCCAGATCGGCAAGGGAAACTTGCTCGCCTGTGCCGTCGGCGATAAGCCTCAGCAATTCCGTCTCACTAAATACAGTTTGTCCGGTGATGCGAAATCCTTTTACCGGGAACCTTTCCCCGCGATCGCCTTGAATCGGCGGCCGGTAAGCTTCTTCAATCTGAATTTTTTCTTCTTGTTTTTGAGGTAAGTTCAGTTCCGGTCGTTTTAATTCCTCCAAAGTTTTTCCGGCATCAGGAGCTTCCGCGGCCAATGCTGCCACCGGACTGAGAAGACAAAACACCGAAAGCGCTGCCCCGCAGACTTTCGTTCGCTTGTCTCTGGTGCGCTGCTTGGACAAAAAGAATCCCTTCCTTCTAAAAATTCGCGTACTGTTTTTACAATAACTTATTATAGACACTAAAACAATCACCCATTTGGGTGATTGTCTAGGTTTTAACAAAAAAAGCACGGTTTATCCCCTGTGGGGAAATTTATTTTTCCGGATGAACTTCCGGTTCTGCCTTTTTTGTTTCCATTTTGGCTGCCAGATAAATCAGCGCAATGATGGCAGCCACACTGCCAAGCATGACCGGCATGGTTAATAGCGGCTTAGGAATGGATTCATACAAACCGAAAACGCCGAACAGAATGAAAATAATCGCTGCCGTCCATTTTACCACTCTCTCGGGAATTCGTTTGCCCAAAACTATGCCTATCAGGATCCCGATTCCATCGGCAAGCATCATGCCGGTCGTCGTACCCAGCCAGACCGGAAGAATCGTATTAAACTGAGCCGCAAGAGCAACCGTTGCTAACTGTGTTTTGTCCCCCATTTCCGCCATGAAAAAAGCGATAGTCACTGTCCAAAAAGGGCTGTATTGCGCAGCACGCTCTTCCCCGTTCAGTTCATCGCCCCGGATGGTCCAGAGGCCGAACAGGATAAAAGAACCGGCGGCAGCAATTTGTATATACTGCATCGAAATAAAATGAGTGAGATAGTTTCCTACCACCACGGCCAGCAAATGGTTTACCACCGTAGCCGCGAATACCCCCCACATAACGGTCTGCCACCGGTACCGGGTGGCAAACGCCATGGCCAGAAGCTGGGTTTTGTCCCCCATTTCCGCCAGCACTACAAAAATAAAAGCTGTGATAAAAGCTGTCATTGTTCCTCCTTTGCAATAGCTGTGATTCCATATTACATCCTCCCAGCCATAAAAATCGACCTAAGAATGAGCGTCTTCAAACCGCTGTATACCCAAACTATCCCCAACCAGGATTAACTTATCCTCCGGCATGAATTTTTCCATCGGGTCCGGTGAAAGCAGCAGTTTATCTTTGCGTCTTATCGCAATAACCGTAATTCCATATTTACTCCGCAAATCAGCTTCCACCAAGTTGCTGGTCACTAATTTAGCAGGAACTTCCACCTCGATGATTCCTAAATCCGGTGCAAGCTCAAAATAG
Encoded here:
- a CDS encoding ShlB/FhaC/HecB family hemolysin secretion/activation protein, translated to MSKQRTRDKRTKVCGAALSVFCLLSPVAALAAEAPDAGKTLEELKRPELNLPQKQEEKIQIEEAYRPPIQGDRGERFPVKGFRITGQTVFSETELLRLIADGTGEQVSLADLEKLAGRITDYYHRRGYMMARAYVPAQRLENGIAEIAVIVGRYDQIIVRKKTGLSDTVISRELGTVKAGRYIEKDALDKALWLMTDLAGVEAKATLAPGNNPGTSNLILDINPKGETVSGSIGVDNYGNRFTGKNEISTSVTVLNPSQQGDLFSFYGVTTGGGLASGSISYQLPFQVQGGKLELNYSRMHYELGNVFSSLNASGTADTTSIAYDCTFHRSRMANLYGQVNYSYKKLQDTVSGTTTDKHSDIVAFTLNGDSMDSWGGGGANSYSLSYSRGKLHAGDSNSRQAGTPGSFGKWNMTTARQQYINDRLSMVSVFNGQIATRNLDSSEKLSLGGPYGVRAYPKGEASGDKGYLFSSELHWSLPIPHRPSGSFQLVGFYDLGSVAINKDPLPGSGANHRTLQGAGLGMVWTGSNNLTAKVHYAWKIGSGEARSDTDKNGRLWVQVTKRF
- a CDS encoding TMEM165/GDT1 family protein translates to MTAFITAFIFVVLAEMGDKTQLLAMAFATRYRWQTVMWGVFAATVVNHLLAVVVGNYLTHFISMQYIQIAAAGSFILFGLWTIRGDELNGEERAAQYSPFWTVTIAFFMAEMGDKTQLATVALAAQFNTILPVWLGTTTGMMLADGIGILIGIVLGKRIPERVVKWTAAIIFILFGVFGLYESIPKPLLTMPVMLGSVAAIIALIYLAAKMETKKAEPEVHPEK